In Chaetodon trifascialis isolate fChaTrf1 chromosome 6, fChaTrf1.hap1, whole genome shotgun sequence, one DNA window encodes the following:
- the srp19 gene encoding signal recognition particle 19 kDa protein — MAHLTENPADKERFICIYPVYINSKKTLAEGRRIPTDKAVENPSCAEIRDVLTAAGLNVYVENKMHPREWNRDVQFRGRVRVQVKQADGSFCQDKFTSRKDVMFYVSEMIPKLKTRTQKSGGGETSSQQGEGGKKSKKKKK; from the exons ATGGCTCATCTAACTGAAAATCCCGCTGATAAAGAGAG GTTCATCTGCATCTATCCAGTTTACATCAACAGCAAGAAGACGCTGGCTGAAGGACGAAGGATCCCCACAGACAAG gctgtgGAGAATCCGTCCTGCGCCGAGATCAGAGACGTCCTGACGGCTGCTGGCCTCAACGTCTACGTGGAG AACAAAATGCACCCCAGAGAGTGGAACAGGGACGTCCAGTTCAGAGGACGCGTCAGAGTTCAGGTGAAGCAGGCGGACGGCAGCTTCTGTCAGGACAAGTTCACCTCCC GTAAAGACGTGATGTTCTACGTATCGGAGATGATCCCGAAACTCAAGACTCGGACCcagaagagtggaggaggagagacgagctctcagcagggagagggagggaagaagagcaagaagaagaagaagtag